A DNA window from Christiangramia salexigens contains the following coding sequences:
- a CDS encoding peptidoglycan-binding protein LysM — protein sequence MRKKIAKFSILPLAAGSIFFSFSTKDAAKLNLEDYSTYDLDLDYTVDDLRGELKPEFKFSHTSPVLGKSYVGFKEALAFKESGGDYKSINEYGYLGKYQFGVGTLNLVGIYDTINFLNSPALQEAAFYANASRNKWILQRDIKRFEGKTINGVKVTESGILAAAHLAGPGSVKKYLRSWGAQAFSDAFGTTIKNYMKRFGGYDVSFIETKKNARVDFESL from the coding sequence ATGAGAAAGAAAATTGCAAAATTTTCAATCTTGCCTCTAGCAGCAGGCTCTATATTTTTTAGTTTTTCAACTAAAGACGCTGCTAAACTGAATCTGGAAGACTATTCCACTTACGATCTGGATCTCGATTATACTGTAGATGATCTAAGAGGGGAGTTGAAACCAGAATTTAAATTTTCACACACTTCTCCTGTTCTGGGGAAATCCTATGTAGGTTTTAAAGAAGCTTTGGCTTTTAAAGAATCTGGTGGGGACTACAAGAGCATAAATGAGTATGGTTACCTCGGGAAATATCAATTCGGAGTAGGAACTTTGAATTTAGTAGGGATCTATGATACTATTAATTTCCTGAATTCTCCGGCTCTGCAGGAGGCAGCCTTTTATGCTAACGCTTCAAGAAATAAGTGGATCCTTCAGCGTGATATTAAGCGTTTTGAAGGAAAGACAATCAATGGAGTAAAGGTTACTGAATCCGGAATTCTGGCTGCGGCTCATCTTGCTGGTCCTGGTAGTGTGAAAAAGTATCTTCGTAGTTGGGGAGCTCAGGCATTTAGTGATGCCTTTGGAACCACTATAAAGAATTACATGAAGCGCTTTGGCGGTTATGATGTTTCCTTTATTGAAACAAAGAAGAATGCCAGAGTTGACTTTGAGTCTCTCTAA
- a CDS encoding TIGR00730 family Rossman fold protein: MDNSKNKIKKLAVFCASSDGNDPVIFEYAYRIGQKMAERNIGLVYGGSKLGLMGQVAKGVMDHGGKATGVIPDFLKTKEVVHPNLDELITTQDMHQRKLSMNELSDAFIALPGGFGTFEELFEIVTWAQLGLHQKPIGLLNIGGFYDDLLEMLNKMTEKGLLKKDNLEILLVSDNFEDLYDKMLSYEPLPVPKWMNKNQT, translated from the coding sequence ATGGATAATTCCAAAAATAAAATAAAAAAGCTGGCTGTTTTTTGCGCCAGTAGTGATGGTAATGATCCTGTCATTTTTGAATATGCCTATAGAATAGGGCAAAAGATGGCCGAAAGGAATATAGGTTTGGTCTACGGTGGGAGTAAACTGGGCCTCATGGGACAGGTGGCTAAGGGAGTTATGGATCATGGTGGTAAGGCCACTGGGGTGATCCCCGATTTTTTAAAGACAAAAGAAGTGGTTCATCCAAATCTTGATGAATTGATCACTACTCAGGATATGCACCAGCGAAAGCTTTCTATGAATGAGCTTAGTGATGCATTTATCGCTTTGCCGGGAGGTTTTGGAACCTTCGAGGAACTTTTTGAAATTGTGACCTGGGCGCAATTAGGACTTCATCAAAAACCTATCGGTCTTTTGAATATCGGTGGCTTCTATGATGATCTTCTGGAGATGCTTAATAAGATGACCGAAAAAGGACTTTTGAAGAAAGATAATCTCGAAATCTTATTAGTATCTGATAACTTTGAAGATCTATATGATAAAATGTTGAGCTATGAGCCGCTTCCGGTTCCCAAGTGGATGAATAAAAATCAAACCTGA
- a CDS encoding GNAT family N-acetyltransferase — MSTWQIREIKAEDNQQVKDLIRSVLVELGVPKVGTAYEDKALDDMTNTYRGEREAYFVVEEDSKIIGGAGIAPLKGLEDSVAELQKMYFLPEARGRGVGLEMMNKCLDFAKQNAFKKCYIETLPYMKSARKLYDKSGFAPIEKPIGNTGHYNCTVFLTKDL, encoded by the coding sequence ATGAGTACATGGCAAATTCGGGAAATTAAAGCCGAAGACAATCAGCAGGTTAAAGATTTAATAAGAAGTGTGTTGGTAGAATTAGGAGTTCCAAAAGTAGGTACTGCCTATGAAGATAAAGCTTTGGATGATATGACTAACACATATCGGGGAGAACGAGAAGCGTATTTTGTGGTTGAAGAAGATTCAAAAATCATTGGGGGAGCCGGCATTGCACCGCTTAAAGGGCTTGAAGACAGTGTGGCGGAACTTCAAAAAATGTATTTTCTCCCTGAAGCAAGGGGTAGGGGTGTGGGATTGGAAATGATGAATAAATGCCTCGATTTTGCAAAGCAAAATGCTTTCAAGAAATGCTATATCGAAACCTTACCTTATATGAAGAGCGCGAGAAAACTCTATGATAAAAGTGGTTTTGCGCCAATAGAAAAACCAATTGGAAATACAGGTCATTACAATTGTACGGTCTTCTTAACTAAAGATCTGTAA
- a CDS encoding acyl-CoA thioesterase, whose translation MKSHFTYVKVRYAETDQMGVVHHGNYPQYLEIARIDWLDTLGVSYKSMEQEGIMLPVFELSLKYHKPVTFHDNLKIETRLREEPNVKIIFDYSIYNEEDELVTTASSVLVFMDAKTRRPIRCPKYIHDKLRD comes from the coding sequence ATGAAATCACATTTTACTTATGTTAAAGTTCGTTATGCTGAAACCGACCAAATGGGTGTGGTTCATCATGGAAACTATCCGCAATACCTTGAGATTGCACGAATTGACTGGCTTGACACCCTGGGTGTTTCCTACAAAAGCATGGAGCAGGAAGGAATAATGTTACCGGTTTTCGAATTAAGTTTAAAATATCATAAACCGGTTACTTTTCATGACAACTTAAAGATCGAAACGCGACTTAGGGAGGAGCCAAATGTTAAAATTATATTCGACTATTCTATATACAATGAAGAGGATGAATTGGTTACTACGGCTTCGTCTGTATTAGTATTCATGGATGCGAAAACGAGACGTCCCATAAGGTGTCCAAAATACATTCATGATAAGCTGAGAGATTAG
- a CDS encoding SAM-dependent methyltransferase, translated as MSSDARNYGKLYLIPVGLGDSNPERVFPPQNISIIEKIDNFIVENEKTARRFIKQVLPNKSQQSLRLNSLNKFTEVSDIPSFLDAAKDGHDIGLLSEAGCPGVADPGAEIVKLAHSYNIQVVPLIGPSSILLAMMASGMNGQSFTFHGYLPIDKKERKHELKQLERISSEKNQAQIFIETPYRNMKFLEDLIQNLHPTTRICVACDLSLESEFIKTATASEWKNIKADLHKRPAIFIIQKDL; from the coding sequence ATGAGTTCTGATGCCAGAAATTACGGTAAACTCTATTTGATTCCCGTTGGATTGGGAGATTCCAACCCGGAGCGAGTCTTTCCTCCGCAGAATATATCGATCATAGAAAAGATCGATAATTTTATTGTAGAGAATGAAAAAACGGCAAGAAGGTTCATAAAGCAGGTCCTTCCCAATAAATCGCAGCAAAGTCTTAGATTAAACAGCCTGAACAAATTCACGGAAGTATCGGATATTCCTAGTTTTCTTGACGCCGCAAAAGATGGTCATGATATTGGTTTGCTCAGTGAAGCCGGATGTCCCGGAGTTGCAGATCCCGGAGCCGAAATCGTAAAGCTTGCACATAGTTACAATATTCAGGTAGTACCTCTTATTGGCCCATCTTCAATATTGCTAGCCATGATGGCAAGCGGGATGAATGGTCAAAGCTTTACTTTTCATGGTTATTTGCCAATAGATAAAAAGGAAAGAAAACATGAATTAAAACAGCTTGAAAGAATTTCTTCAGAGAAAAATCAGGCTCAGATTTTCATTGAGACTCCTTACCGAAATATGAAATTTCTTGAGGATCTAATTCAAAACCTGCATCCAACTACAAGAATCTGTGTAGCCTGTGACCTTAGCCTTGAATCTGAATTCATCAAGACAGCCACGGCTTCAGAATGGAAAAATATAAAAGCCGATCTTCATAAAAGACCGGCTATATTTATTATCCAAAAAGATCTTTAG
- a CDS encoding GNAT family N-acetyltransferase: MLTLTGDKVYLRALEPEDLDFVHKIENDEDFWEISSTQSPYSKFLIRQYLENAHRDIYDIKQLRLVVCTKKHRPVGLIDVFDLEPANRRAAVGILIANKKDRKKGFGSESLALLSKYCFTHLGLHQIYANVTADNLESMQVFENNGFRKVGLKKDWTLFNGKFKDEWLYQLLNNVH; the protein is encoded by the coding sequence ATGTTAACCTTAACCGGAGATAAAGTATATCTAAGAGCATTAGAACCGGAAGATCTTGATTTTGTGCATAAGATTGAGAACGATGAGGACTTCTGGGAAATAAGCTCTACTCAGTCTCCTTATTCTAAATTTTTAATAAGGCAATATCTCGAAAATGCTCATCGTGATATCTACGATATTAAGCAATTGAGGCTTGTAGTTTGTACGAAAAAGCACAGACCTGTTGGTCTAATTGATGTGTTTGATCTTGAGCCCGCGAATAGAAGAGCCGCTGTAGGTATTTTGATCGCTAATAAAAAGGATCGAAAAAAAGGCTTCGGGTCAGAGAGTTTGGCCTTGCTTAGCAAATATTGTTTTACACATCTGGGTTTACATCAGATTTACGCAAATGTAACGGCCGATAATCTTGAGAGTATGCAGGTTTTTGAAAATAATGGTTTTAGAAAAGTAGGACTTAAAAAAGACTGGACGCTTTTCAACGGCAAATTTAAGGATGAATGGTTATATCAACTTTTGAATAATGTACATTAA
- a CDS encoding HAD family hydrolase yields the protein MIEAIIFDFGDVFINLDKQATQNNLKKMDILDLPEVLIEKNKEYEQGFISSNEISEHYQSQFPKLKHDIFLDSWNSILLDFPEYRLRFIEKLAEEKDFKLILLSNTNENHIEYIKENVPFFNDFKDCFDAFYLSHEIGMRKPEPEIYKYVIGQHDLKPENCLFIDDTQENTESADKLGFHTWNISPSHEDVIDLFTIKKELF from the coding sequence ATGATCGAGGCGATAATATTTGATTTTGGAGATGTTTTTATAAATCTCGACAAACAAGCCACCCAAAATAACCTAAAGAAGATGGACATTCTGGATCTACCTGAAGTGCTCATCGAAAAAAATAAAGAATACGAACAGGGCTTTATTTCTTCAAACGAAATTTCAGAACACTACCAGTCTCAGTTCCCAAAACTCAAACATGACATTTTCCTGGATTCCTGGAATTCTATACTTCTGGATTTTCCTGAATATAGATTGAGGTTTATTGAAAAACTCGCAGAAGAAAAAGATTTCAAGCTCATTCTACTAAGCAATACTAACGAGAACCATATTGAATATATTAAGGAGAACGTACCATTCTTTAATGATTTTAAAGATTGTTTTGATGCTTTCTACCTTTCTCATGAGATCGGAATGCGTAAACCGGAACCCGAGATTTACAAATACGTAATAGGTCAGCACGATCTTAAACCTGAAAATTGTCTTTTTATAGATGACACCCAGGAAAATACGGAGTCTGCAGATAAATTGGGCTTTCATACCTGGAATATCTCTCCTTCACACGAGGATGTGATAGACCTTTTCACCATTAAAAAAGAATTGTTTTGA
- the mltG gene encoding endolytic transglycosylase MltG, whose amino-acid sequence MYIKKIIVAIAVLGLIALGFFSYYVYENIFSSNTQFEKNQEVVYIPTGADFKQVSDSLSPLLKDMWSFKIVAEKKGYVNNVRPGRYLLKKGMNNNELVNALRVGNKPVKVIFNNQERLENLAGRIAEQIEADSLALLKSFKDPAFLSEHKFEERNALGMYIPNQYEFYWNTSAEEFRRRMLKEYNRFWNEDRLKKADKIGLKPSEVMSIAAIVQKETAKVDERPKVAGVYMNRLKNGWKLEADPTVIYAIKEKTGNFDTIIKRVLYKDLELDSPYNTYKYKQIPPGPISMPDISSIDAVLNYEDHNYFYFVADVENFGYHKFAKSLAQHNRNKREYVRWINRQGIKR is encoded by the coding sequence ATGTACATTAAAAAAATAATTGTTGCAATAGCGGTCCTTGGTTTGATCGCGCTTGGATTTTTTAGTTATTACGTCTACGAAAATATTTTTTCTTCGAATACACAGTTCGAAAAGAACCAGGAAGTAGTTTATATTCCAACAGGAGCAGATTTTAAGCAGGTATCAGATTCTTTGAGCCCGCTGCTAAAAGATATGTGGTCTTTTAAGATCGTAGCAGAAAAGAAAGGTTATGTGAATAATGTAAGACCCGGTAGATATCTGTTGAAAAAAGGTATGAATAATAATGAGCTCGTAAATGCGCTCAGGGTTGGAAATAAACCGGTAAAAGTGATTTTCAATAATCAGGAAAGATTAGAAAACCTTGCAGGGAGGATCGCTGAGCAGATCGAAGCCGATAGTTTAGCACTATTAAAATCTTTTAAAGATCCAGCTTTTTTAAGCGAGCATAAATTTGAGGAGAGAAATGCATTAGGCATGTATATTCCAAATCAATACGAATTCTACTGGAATACTTCAGCCGAAGAGTTCAGAAGGCGTATGCTTAAGGAATACAACAGGTTTTGGAATGAAGACAGGCTGAAGAAAGCCGATAAAATAGGTCTGAAGCCTTCAGAGGTCATGAGTATAGCGGCTATCGTACAGAAGGAAACAGCAAAGGTTGACGAAAGGCCTAAGGTGGCAGGTGTATATATGAACAGGCTTAAGAACGGATGGAAACTTGAAGCTGATCCTACGGTAATCTATGCGATTAAAGAAAAGACCGGTAATTTTGATACTATTATAAAGCGTGTTCTTTATAAAGATTTGGAATTGGATTCCCCTTATAATACGTATAAATATAAACAGATACCTCCCGGACCGATTTCAATGCCGGATATTTCTTCTATAGACGCGGTTCTTAATTACGAGGATCACAATTATTTTTATTTTGTGGCCGATGTTGAAAATTTTGGATATCATAAATTCGCTAAAAGCCTTGCTCAGCATAACAGGAACAAACGGGAATATGTACGTTGGATAAATCGGCAGGGAATAAAACGCTAA
- the prmC gene encoding peptide chain release factor N(5)-glutamine methyltransferase, whose protein sequence is MRLSQLKNQFNEHLKEEYPETEIDSFFYLLTEDFLGMKRIDLALNPDYEIEAEQERKFMSALQQLKEHVPVQYIIGQTEFFGLKFKVDKNVLIPRPETEELIDWIISDLKEDNETIKILDIGTGSGCIAISLASQIEGAEIFALDVSNEALRIAKENADMNGVQINFEKKDILATEDLDGKFNIIVSNPPYVRNLEKEAMHRNVLEYEPDAALYVADSDPLIFYNKISRLAKAALNPGGCLYFEINQYLPEETRTIVEDQGFEVVLKKDLFENFRMIKAVLKK, encoded by the coding sequence ATGCGGCTTTCCCAACTAAAAAACCAATTTAATGAACACCTTAAGGAGGAGTATCCCGAAACTGAAATAGACTCTTTTTTTTATCTTCTGACTGAAGATTTCCTGGGTATGAAGAGAATTGATCTTGCTCTTAATCCCGATTACGAAATTGAAGCAGAACAGGAGAGAAAATTCATGTCGGCATTACAGCAACTTAAAGAGCATGTGCCTGTTCAATATATTATAGGACAAACGGAATTTTTCGGACTAAAATTTAAGGTTGATAAAAATGTTCTTATTCCAAGACCAGAAACAGAAGAATTGATAGATTGGATAATCAGTGATCTTAAGGAAGATAACGAAACAATTAAAATTCTTGATATCGGAACCGGTAGTGGTTGTATAGCAATTAGTCTTGCATCTCAAATTGAGGGAGCAGAGATTTTTGCTCTTGATGTCTCTAATGAGGCTCTTAGAATTGCGAAAGAAAATGCCGATATGAACGGAGTGCAGATAAATTTTGAAAAGAAAGATATTCTTGCAACTGAAGATTTGGATGGGAAATTTAATATTATCGTATCCAATCCTCCTTATGTAAGGAATCTTGAAAAGGAGGCAATGCACCGGAATGTTTTGGAATATGAACCTGATGCTGCTTTATATGTTGCAGATTCAGATCCTTTGATCTTTTATAATAAAATTTCCCGCTTAGCGAAAGCAGCCCTTAATCCCGGTGGATGTTTGTATTTTGAGATCAATCAGTACCTACCCGAAGAAACACGGACAATTGTGGAAGATCAGGGTTTTGAAGTGGTTCTTAAAAAGGATCTTTTTGAGAATTTCAGAATGATCAAGGCGGTATTAAAAAAATAG
- the ribD gene encoding bifunctional diaminohydroxyphosphoribosylaminopyrimidine deaminase/5-amino-6-(5-phosphoribosylamino)uracil reductase RibD — protein MNIHEIYIKRCIELAGNGLGRTYPNPMVGSLIVHNDRIIGEGWHRKAGEPHAEVNAINSVAAEDEKLLSSSTIYVSLEPCSHYGKTPPCSDLIIDKGIKKVVIGTIDPFAKVAGRGIKKLMDAGCEVNVGVLDKECQNLNKRFFCFHKNKRPYIILKWAQSNDRFIAPVHKTKNRPVWITNKYAGQLVHKWRSEEASILVGTTTALVDDPKLNLRKWHGEAPTRLVIDKNHKIPNENALKDRSQKTIVLCEIEKEDKENLIYEEIDFSKEICIQICGILYKHEIQSVIIEGGRKTLQQFIDSGLWDEARVFTGNIQIRDGVKAPELKGILIKEENIQDNNLKIYKNDRGDNI, from the coding sequence GTGAATATACACGAAATATACATAAAACGCTGCATAGAACTGGCTGGAAATGGACTTGGAAGAACCTATCCAAATCCAATGGTAGGAAGCCTTATCGTGCATAATGACCGAATTATTGGAGAAGGCTGGCACAGAAAAGCCGGTGAACCACATGCAGAGGTAAATGCAATAAATTCGGTTGCTGCGGAAGATGAAAAACTACTTAGTTCTTCTACTATCTATGTAAGCCTGGAGCCCTGCAGCCATTATGGAAAAACCCCTCCATGCAGTGACCTAATCATAGATAAAGGTATTAAAAAGGTCGTTATAGGAACTATCGATCCTTTTGCAAAAGTTGCAGGACGCGGAATAAAAAAACTGATGGATGCCGGGTGCGAGGTGAATGTTGGTGTTCTGGATAAAGAATGTCAGAATTTAAATAAACGCTTCTTCTGTTTTCACAAAAATAAACGTCCATATATTATATTAAAATGGGCTCAATCTAATGACAGGTTTATTGCCCCTGTTCATAAAACCAAAAACAGACCCGTTTGGATCACGAATAAATATGCAGGGCAGCTGGTTCATAAATGGAGAAGCGAAGAAGCATCTATCTTAGTTGGAACAACTACCGCTCTGGTAGATGATCCAAAATTGAATCTTAGAAAATGGCATGGTGAAGCTCCAACCAGACTGGTAATAGATAAAAACCATAAAATCCCGAATGAGAACGCTTTAAAAGACAGATCTCAAAAAACCATTGTCCTATGCGAAATAGAAAAGGAAGACAAAGAAAACCTGATCTACGAAGAGATCGATTTTTCAAAAGAAATTTGCATACAAATTTGCGGTATTCTATATAAACACGAAATACAGTCGGTGATAATAGAAGGCGGGAGAAAAACACTTCAGCAATTTATAGACTCGGGTTTATGGGACGAAGCAAGAGTATTTACCGGAAATATTCAAATTCGCGATGGCGTTAAGGCACCAGAATTAAAAGGCATATTAATAAAAGAGGAAAATATTCAAGACAACAATCTGAAAATATACAAGAATGATCGAGGCGATAATATTTGA
- the dnaA gene encoding chromosomal replication initiator protein DnaA → MSKTAQSVWNNCLSFIQDNITPQAYKTWFEPIQAVKLTDCALSIQVPSKFFYEWLEEHYVKLLKVSLTRELGEKAKLVYVIKMENTYGNKLPFTEKIPSTQRSNMASQEVDVPIKNKSPELKNPFIIPGIRNVKIESQLNPNYNFENFLEGDSNRLARSAGLAVANKPGGTSFNPLLIFGGVGLGKTHLAHAIGVEIKDKYPEKTVLYISAEKFTQQYIESVKKNNRNDFIHFYQIIDVLVVDDIQLLSGKAGTQDVFFHIFNHLHQNGKQVILTSDKAPVDMQDIEQRLLSRFKWGLSAELQHPDFETRVSIIKNKLYRDGVEMPEDIVEFLANNIKTNIRELEGAIISLIAHSSFNKKDITLELAKKIVDNYVKNTKREVSIDYIQKVVSDYFQMDVDTLQSKTRKRHIVQARQLAMFFAKKFTKASLASIGSQIGSRDHATVLHACKTVDNLASTDKQFKKFVEDLNKKLTL, encoded by the coding sequence ATGTCGAAAACTGCGCAATCGGTTTGGAATAACTGTCTGTCTTTTATTCAGGATAACATTACCCCTCAAGCTTATAAAACATGGTTTGAACCTATCCAAGCAGTGAAACTAACGGATTGTGCCCTGAGCATACAAGTCCCGTCAAAGTTTTTCTACGAATGGCTGGAAGAGCATTACGTAAAACTCCTAAAGGTTTCCCTCACCAGGGAGCTAGGGGAAAAAGCCAAATTGGTATACGTTATCAAGATGGAAAACACTTACGGTAATAAGTTACCTTTTACCGAAAAGATTCCAAGCACTCAAAGATCCAACATGGCTTCACAGGAAGTAGATGTACCGATCAAGAATAAAAGCCCCGAATTAAAGAACCCTTTTATAATTCCCGGAATAAGGAATGTAAAAATTGAATCTCAGCTTAATCCAAATTATAATTTTGAGAATTTTCTGGAAGGCGATTCAAACAGACTGGCAAGATCGGCTGGTTTAGCTGTAGCCAACAAGCCGGGAGGAACCTCTTTTAATCCTTTATTGATATTTGGAGGAGTTGGATTAGGGAAAACACATCTGGCACACGCCATAGGTGTTGAAATAAAAGATAAATATCCTGAAAAAACGGTTCTATACATATCTGCTGAAAAATTTACTCAGCAATACATAGAATCTGTAAAGAAAAATAACCGAAATGATTTCATTCATTTTTATCAGATCATAGATGTGTTGGTAGTGGATGATATTCAGTTACTTTCGGGTAAGGCCGGAACACAGGATGTATTCTTCCATATATTCAACCACCTACATCAAAACGGAAAGCAGGTCATATTAACAAGTGACAAGGCTCCCGTGGATATGCAGGATATTGAGCAGAGGTTACTTTCAAGATTTAAATGGGGACTTTCAGCTGAACTTCAGCATCCGGATTTTGAAACACGGGTTTCAATAATCAAAAACAAACTTTATCGCGATGGTGTTGAGATGCCGGAAGATATTGTAGAGTTCCTTGCTAATAACATCAAGACAAATATCAGAGAGCTCGAAGGTGCTATCATTTCACTTATCGCCCACTCATCTTTTAATAAAAAGGATATTACTCTTGAACTTGCGAAGAAGATCGTTGATAACTATGTAAAGAACACAAAACGCGAAGTTTCTATAGATTATATTCAAAAAGTAGTAAGCGATTACTTCCAGATGGATGTAGACACCTTGCAGTCCAAAACCAGAAAACGTCATATTGTTCAGGCAAGACAACTGGCTATGTTCTTTGCGAAAAAGTTTACCAAAGCATCACTTGCAAGTATAGGCTCTCAAATTGGAAGTCGCGATCATGCCACCGTGTTGCACGCCTGTAAAACTGTTGATAATTTAGCATCTACAGATAAGCAATTCAAAAAATTTGTTGAAGACCTCAACAAGAAACTCACTCTATAA
- the dapF gene encoding diaminopimelate epimerase gives MKLEFYKYQGTGNDFVMLDNRDSILPKNSTKLIRDLCDRKFGIGADGLICLENPENNTDDFKMVYFNADGNESSMCGNGGRCLVAFAKFLGIIENSARFTAIDGPHEAIVKDGIVSLKMQDVEEFKEGDEFIFLNTGSPHHVSFIDGVSHLDVKKEGAAIRYSKLYRDGGTNVNFVQEISKDTFSVRTYERGVEDETLSCGTGVTAVALAASFTSKTDSEKVKLITPGGELSVSFKKQDKKFTDVWLSGPAQQVFKGDILC, from the coding sequence ATGAAACTTGAATTCTATAAATATCAAGGTACCGGCAATGATTTTGTAATGCTGGATAACCGCGATAGTATATTACCCAAAAACAGTACCAAATTAATCAGAGATCTGTGCGATAGAAAATTTGGCATAGGTGCCGATGGTTTGATCTGTCTTGAAAACCCTGAAAATAATACCGATGATTTTAAAATGGTTTATTTTAATGCCGATGGGAATGAAAGCAGTATGTGTGGAAATGGTGGCAGATGTTTAGTTGCGTTTGCGAAGTTTTTGGGGATTATAGAAAACTCAGCAAGGTTCACAGCAATAGATGGTCCTCATGAGGCGATCGTTAAAGATGGCATCGTGAGCTTAAAAATGCAGGATGTTGAGGAATTCAAAGAAGGTGATGAATTTATTTTTTTAAATACAGGATCTCCTCATCACGTTTCATTCATCGATGGAGTCTCTCATTTAGATGTGAAAAAAGAAGGGGCTGCGATAAGATATTCAAAGCTTTATAGAGACGGAGGTACTAATGTGAATTTTGTTCAGGAGATCTCGAAGGATACTTTTTCGGTTCGCACTTATGAAAGAGGCGTGGAAGATGAAACCCTGTCTTGTGGAACCGGGGTTACTGCTGTAGCACTCGCAGCCTCATTTACTTCGAAAACAGATTCAGAAAAGGTAAAACTTATTACCCCCGGAGGTGAACTCTCTGTGAGTTTTAAAAAACAGGATAAAAAGTTTACCGATGTCTGGTTGTCCGGACCGGCTCAACAGGTCTTTAAAGGAGATATACTATGTTAA
- a CDS encoding IMPACT family protein, whose protein sequence is MKDTYKSITKASPEVLFKDRNSKFFGYAFPVKTEEEVNLHLEDLKARHHKARHWCYAWQLGKQDFRYRANDDGEPSNSAGMPIYGQIQSFEVTNILIVVVRYFGGVKLGVGGLINAYKTAAQMALEASDILERTIDEVFVVKFDYPEMNKVMQVIKQNNLNVIDQKLELDCRIFIAVRKKDADEIYSKFDNTYKVEILKLKD, encoded by the coding sequence ATGAAAGACACTTATAAAAGTATAACTAAAGCCTCACCCGAAGTACTTTTTAAGGATCGGAATTCAAAATTTTTCGGGTATGCCTTCCCGGTTAAAACCGAAGAAGAAGTGAATTTACATTTGGAAGATCTCAAAGCAAGACATCATAAAGCAAGACACTGGTGCTACGCCTGGCAATTAGGTAAGCAGGATTTCCGGTATCGTGCAAATGATGATGGAGAACCCTCAAACTCAGCAGGAATGCCAATATACGGGCAGATCCAATCCTTTGAAGTGACTAATATATTAATCGTTGTAGTACGTTATTTTGGCGGGGTAAAGCTAGGTGTAGGCGGACTTATCAATGCCTACAAAACCGCTGCTCAAATGGCTCTGGAAGCCTCTGATATTCTTGAACGAACTATAGATGAAGTCTTTGTAGTAAAGTTTGACTATCCCGAAATGAACAAGGTTATGCAGGTCATAAAACAGAATAACCTGAATGTGATAGATCAAAAATTAGAATTGGACTGCAGAATATTTATAGCCGTAAGAAAAAAAGATGCCGATGAAATTTATTCTAAATTCGACAATACTTACAAAGTTGAAATTTTGAAATTGAAGGACTAA
- a CDS encoding low molecular weight protein-tyrosine-phosphatase has protein sequence MKTRVLMVCLGNICRSPLAEGILKSKVDPSKVFVDSAGTGNYHIGERPDRRSIAIAKRYDLDITEQRGRQFSVEDYDDFHHIFVMDNSNFKDVISLARTDEDRQKVHLILEEVFPSENVDVPDPYHGGEQGFENVYLMLNEACEEIAKKLNNGTL, from the coding sequence ATGAAAACCAGGGTATTAATGGTGTGTCTCGGCAATATTTGCCGTTCACCCCTGGCTGAAGGAATTTTAAAATCAAAAGTAGATCCATCTAAAGTATTTGTGGATTCGGCCGGAACCGGAAATTATCATATCGGGGAAAGGCCGGATCGCCGATCTATCGCAATCGCGAAACGTTACGATCTGGATATTACCGAACAGCGTGGAAGACAATTTTCAGTTGAAGATTATGACGACTTTCACCATATTTTTGTAATGGACAATTCTAATTTTAAAGATGTAATTTCTCTTGCCAGAACTGATGAGGACAGGCAAAAAGTGCATTTAATTCTCGAGGAAGTATTCCCTTCAGAAAATGTAGATGTACCAGATCCATATCATGGAGGTGAACAGGGTTTTGAAAATGTGTATTTAATGCTCAATGAGGCCTGTGAAGAAATTGCAAAAAAACTCAACAACGGAACCCTATGA